Proteins from a single region of Parambassis ranga chromosome 18, fParRan2.1, whole genome shotgun sequence:
- the sf3b2 gene encoding splicing factor 3B subunit 2 isoform X1 yields MASDGPPGTDSLPSDLGSAIAGLNTWSNPELQAKLAELGAPNMGPREELIDRLKGYMMQTGIFLSKPNDDKSMGPQMAGIPPLPPMPMPPMPPGMGMLQAINMMPGGPPPPGMHMGMEHPGLPPPGLMQDDQLKMAQERAAMMLQQEDRGDSHVMDEQDLLEQQKRAAVLLEQERQQEMAKMQPRPMPSVSAVAGLDPRGPLPPGVSMLPTQKQRVPPPPGEDNREGWQSEEVSVGGPKIPQALEKILQLKEIRQEQLIEPTEEEDEDDEGENGMNSSVLSEAEDDDSQLSKKDKNRKRRNRKKKSKKKRAQEKKEQAEQQKEGSDKEKDKDKEKEKEKEKENENEVEIEYVTEEPEIYDPNFIFFKRIFEAFRLTDDVKKEKEKKPEKSEKQETPMLRKKGFEEERKDSDDSDEEVRPDAPKLSKKKLRRMNRLTVAELKQLVARPDVVEMHDVTAQEPKLLVHLKATRNTVPVPRHWCFKRKYLQGKRGIEKPPFQLPEFIKRTGIQEMREALQEKEDAKTMKTKMREKVRPKMGKIDIDYQKLHDAFFKWQIKPKLTIHGDLYYEGKEFETRLKEKKPGDLSDELRIALGMPVGPNAHKVPPPWLIAMQRYGPPPSYPNLKIPGLNSPIPDNCTFGYHAGGWGKPPVDEMGKPLYGDVFGTNATDFLAKAEEEEVDHTPWGELEPSDEESSEEEEEEESDEEKPDETGFFTPADSGLITPGGFSSVPAGMETPELIELRKKKIEEAMDGNETPQLFTVLPERRTGPVGAAMMASTHIYDVSGAMVSRKTGGGQESQGVEVALAPEELELDPMAMTQKYEEHVREQQAQVAKEDFSDMVAEHAAKQKQKKRKAQPQDTRGGAKKYKEFKF; encoded by the exons ATGGCATCCGACGGACCACCGGGCACCGACTCTCTTCCGTCCGATTTAGGGAGTGCAATTGCGGGGTTGAATACATGGAGCAACCCGGAGCTTCAGGCGAAGCTGGCGGAACTGGGAGCGCCCAATATGG GTCCCAGGGAGGAGCTGATTGACAGACTGAAAGGCTACATGATGCAG ACTGGGATTTTCCTCAGCAAACCAAATGATGACAAATCAATGGGTCCCCAG ATGGCGGGtatccctcctcttcctccaatgCCCATGCCCCCCATGCCTCCTGGTATGGGTATGCTCCAGGCTATAAACATGATGCCTGGAGGCCCACCTCCACCTGGTATGCACATGGGAATGGAGCACCCAGGTTTGCCCCCGCCTGGCCTGATGCAGGATGATCAACTGAAGATGGCTCAGGAGAGGGCAGCCATGATGTTGCAGCAGGAGGATAGG GGTGATTCCCATGTCATGGACGAACAGGATCTTCTGGAGCAACAAAAAAGG gctgctgtgctgctggaaCAAGAACGTCAGCAGGAGATGGCTAAGATGCAGCCAAGACCCATGCCGTCTGTCAGCGCTGTGGCAG GTTTGGATCCTCGTGGGCCGCTTCCTCCTGGTGTCTCCATGTTGCCGACCCAGAAACAGAGAGTGCCTCCTCCTCCGGGAGAGGACAATAGAGAG GGCTGGCAGAGTGAGGAGGTAAGTGTTGGCGGGCCAAAGATCCCTCAGGCTCTGGAGAAGATCCTCCAGCTGAAGGAGATCAGACAGGAGCAGCTCATTGAACCCACAG aagaggaggacgaggatgatgagggagagaaCGGCATGAATTCTTCAGTCTTATCTGAGGCAGAAGATGATGACAGCCAGCTATCTAAAAAAGAT AAAAACCGCAAGCGCAGAAACCGCAAAAAGAAGAGCAAGAAGAAGCGAGcgcaggagaagaaggagcaggcagagcagcagaaagagGGCAGCGACAAGGAGAAGGATAAAgataaagagaaggagaaggagaaggagaaggagaatgAGAATGAGGTGGAGATTGAATACGtcacagaggagccagagatTTACGACCCCAACTTCATCTTCTTCAAGAGGATTTTTGAAGCGTTCAGG CTGACTGACGATgtgaagaaggagaaagagaagaagccaGAGAAGTCAGAAAAGCAAGAGACGCCTATGCTGCGGAAAAAGGGAtttgaggaggagaggaaggacagCGATGACAGCGATGAG GAAGTCAGACCAGACGCACCAAAGTTATCCAAGAAGAAGCTGAGGAGAATGAACAGGCTGACAGTGGCTGAACTTAAACAG CTGGTAGCTCGCCCAGATGTGGTGGAGATGCACGATGTGACAGCACAGGAGCCCAAACTGCTGGTCCACTTAAAGGCCACCAGGAACACGGTACCGGTGCCTCGCCACTGGTGCTTCAAGAGAAAATATCTGCAGGGTAAAAGAGGCATAGAGAAGCCTCCGTTCCAGCTGCCCGAATTCATCAAGAGGACGGGAATCCAGGAGATGAGGGAGGCTCTGCAGGAGAAG GAGGATGCCAAAACTATGAAAACCAAAATGAGAGAGAAGGTCCGTCCCAAGATGGGAAAGATTGACATTGACTACCAGAAGCTCCACGATGCCTTCTTCAAATGGCAGATCAAACCCAAACTCACCATCCATGGAGACCTTTACTACGAG ggtAAAGAGTTTGAAACCCgtctgaaggagaagaagccaGGAGATCTGTCTGATGAGCTGCGCATTGCTCTCGGCATGCCGGTTGGACCT AACGCCCACAAGGTGCCTCCACCCTGGTTGATTGCCATGCAGAGATACGGCCCCCCTCCTTCGTACCCCAACCTGAAGATTCCAGGACTCAACTCCCCCATCCCTGAT AACTGCACTTTTGGTTATCACGCTGGAGGCTGGGGGAAGCCGCCTGTAGACGAGATGGGCAAACCTCTTTACGGGGACGTGTTCGGGACCAATGCTACAGACTTCCTG GCTAAAgcggaggaagaagaggtggacCACACACCATGGGGAGAGCTGGAGCCGTCCGACGAGGAGtcatcagaggaagaggaggaggaggagagtgacgAGGAGAAGCCAGACGAAACCGGATTCTTCACTCCAGCAGACAG tggtCTGATCACACCTGGAGGCTTCTCATCAGTGCCAGCTGGCATGGAGACCCCAGAGCTGATTGAgctgagaaagaaaaagattGAGGAGGCCATGGACGG GAATGAGACACCACAGCTCTTCACTGTTCTCCCAGAGAGACGAACTGGCCCCGTAGGAGCGGCCATGATGGCCTCAACACACATTTACGACGTGTCAGGG GCCATGGTAAGTCGTAAGACGGGCGGAGGACAGGAGTCACAGGGTGTGGAGGTGGCCCTGGCTCctgaggagctggagctggaccCTATGGCCATGACACAGAAGTACGAGGAGCACGTCAGAGAACAGCAGGCCCAGGTGGCGAAGGAAGACTTTAGCGACATGGTGGCTGAGCACGCTGCAAAACAGAAG CAAAAAAAGCGGAAGGCACAGCCACAGGACACAAGAGGCGGCGccaaaaaatacaaagagtTCAAGTTCTAA
- the sf3b2 gene encoding splicing factor 3B subunit 2 isoform X2, which produces MASDGPPGTDSLPSDLGSAIAGLNTWSNPELQAKLAELGAPNMGPREELIDRLKGYMMQTGIFLSKPNDDKSMGPQMAGIPPLPPMPMPPMPPGMGMLQAINMMPGGPPPPGMHMGMEHPGLPPPGLMQDDQLKMAQERAAMMLQQEDRGDSHVMDEQDLLEQQKRAAVLLEQERQQEMAKMQPRPMPSVSAVAGLDPRGPLPPGVSMLPTQKQRVPPPPGEDNREGWQSEEVSVGGPKIPQALEKILQLKEIRQEQLIEPTEEDEDDEGENGMNSSVLSEAEDDDSQLSKKDKNRKRRNRKKKSKKKRAQEKKEQAEQQKEGSDKEKDKDKEKEKEKEKENENEVEIEYVTEEPEIYDPNFIFFKRIFEAFRLTDDVKKEKEKKPEKSEKQETPMLRKKGFEEERKDSDDSDEEVRPDAPKLSKKKLRRMNRLTVAELKQLVARPDVVEMHDVTAQEPKLLVHLKATRNTVPVPRHWCFKRKYLQGKRGIEKPPFQLPEFIKRTGIQEMREALQEKEDAKTMKTKMREKVRPKMGKIDIDYQKLHDAFFKWQIKPKLTIHGDLYYEGKEFETRLKEKKPGDLSDELRIALGMPVGPNAHKVPPPWLIAMQRYGPPPSYPNLKIPGLNSPIPDNCTFGYHAGGWGKPPVDEMGKPLYGDVFGTNATDFLAKAEEEEVDHTPWGELEPSDEESSEEEEEEESDEEKPDETGFFTPADSGLITPGGFSSVPAGMETPELIELRKKKIEEAMDGNETPQLFTVLPERRTGPVGAAMMASTHIYDVSGAMVSRKTGGGQESQGVEVALAPEELELDPMAMTQKYEEHVREQQAQVAKEDFSDMVAEHAAKQKQKKRKAQPQDTRGGAKKYKEFKF; this is translated from the exons ATGGCATCCGACGGACCACCGGGCACCGACTCTCTTCCGTCCGATTTAGGGAGTGCAATTGCGGGGTTGAATACATGGAGCAACCCGGAGCTTCAGGCGAAGCTGGCGGAACTGGGAGCGCCCAATATGG GTCCCAGGGAGGAGCTGATTGACAGACTGAAAGGCTACATGATGCAG ACTGGGATTTTCCTCAGCAAACCAAATGATGACAAATCAATGGGTCCCCAG ATGGCGGGtatccctcctcttcctccaatgCCCATGCCCCCCATGCCTCCTGGTATGGGTATGCTCCAGGCTATAAACATGATGCCTGGAGGCCCACCTCCACCTGGTATGCACATGGGAATGGAGCACCCAGGTTTGCCCCCGCCTGGCCTGATGCAGGATGATCAACTGAAGATGGCTCAGGAGAGGGCAGCCATGATGTTGCAGCAGGAGGATAGG GGTGATTCCCATGTCATGGACGAACAGGATCTTCTGGAGCAACAAAAAAGG gctgctgtgctgctggaaCAAGAACGTCAGCAGGAGATGGCTAAGATGCAGCCAAGACCCATGCCGTCTGTCAGCGCTGTGGCAG GTTTGGATCCTCGTGGGCCGCTTCCTCCTGGTGTCTCCATGTTGCCGACCCAGAAACAGAGAGTGCCTCCTCCTCCGGGAGAGGACAATAGAGAG GGCTGGCAGAGTGAGGAGGTAAGTGTTGGCGGGCCAAAGATCCCTCAGGCTCTGGAGAAGATCCTCCAGCTGAAGGAGATCAGACAGGAGCAGCTCATTGAACCCACAG aggaggacgaggatgatgagggagagaaCGGCATGAATTCTTCAGTCTTATCTGAGGCAGAAGATGATGACAGCCAGCTATCTAAAAAAGAT AAAAACCGCAAGCGCAGAAACCGCAAAAAGAAGAGCAAGAAGAAGCGAGcgcaggagaagaaggagcaggcagagcagcagaaagagGGCAGCGACAAGGAGAAGGATAAAgataaagagaaggagaaggagaaggagaaggagaatgAGAATGAGGTGGAGATTGAATACGtcacagaggagccagagatTTACGACCCCAACTTCATCTTCTTCAAGAGGATTTTTGAAGCGTTCAGG CTGACTGACGATgtgaagaaggagaaagagaagaagccaGAGAAGTCAGAAAAGCAAGAGACGCCTATGCTGCGGAAAAAGGGAtttgaggaggagaggaaggacagCGATGACAGCGATGAG GAAGTCAGACCAGACGCACCAAAGTTATCCAAGAAGAAGCTGAGGAGAATGAACAGGCTGACAGTGGCTGAACTTAAACAG CTGGTAGCTCGCCCAGATGTGGTGGAGATGCACGATGTGACAGCACAGGAGCCCAAACTGCTGGTCCACTTAAAGGCCACCAGGAACACGGTACCGGTGCCTCGCCACTGGTGCTTCAAGAGAAAATATCTGCAGGGTAAAAGAGGCATAGAGAAGCCTCCGTTCCAGCTGCCCGAATTCATCAAGAGGACGGGAATCCAGGAGATGAGGGAGGCTCTGCAGGAGAAG GAGGATGCCAAAACTATGAAAACCAAAATGAGAGAGAAGGTCCGTCCCAAGATGGGAAAGATTGACATTGACTACCAGAAGCTCCACGATGCCTTCTTCAAATGGCAGATCAAACCCAAACTCACCATCCATGGAGACCTTTACTACGAG ggtAAAGAGTTTGAAACCCgtctgaaggagaagaagccaGGAGATCTGTCTGATGAGCTGCGCATTGCTCTCGGCATGCCGGTTGGACCT AACGCCCACAAGGTGCCTCCACCCTGGTTGATTGCCATGCAGAGATACGGCCCCCCTCCTTCGTACCCCAACCTGAAGATTCCAGGACTCAACTCCCCCATCCCTGAT AACTGCACTTTTGGTTATCACGCTGGAGGCTGGGGGAAGCCGCCTGTAGACGAGATGGGCAAACCTCTTTACGGGGACGTGTTCGGGACCAATGCTACAGACTTCCTG GCTAAAgcggaggaagaagaggtggacCACACACCATGGGGAGAGCTGGAGCCGTCCGACGAGGAGtcatcagaggaagaggaggaggaggagagtgacgAGGAGAAGCCAGACGAAACCGGATTCTTCACTCCAGCAGACAG tggtCTGATCACACCTGGAGGCTTCTCATCAGTGCCAGCTGGCATGGAGACCCCAGAGCTGATTGAgctgagaaagaaaaagattGAGGAGGCCATGGACGG GAATGAGACACCACAGCTCTTCACTGTTCTCCCAGAGAGACGAACTGGCCCCGTAGGAGCGGCCATGATGGCCTCAACACACATTTACGACGTGTCAGGG GCCATGGTAAGTCGTAAGACGGGCGGAGGACAGGAGTCACAGGGTGTGGAGGTGGCCCTGGCTCctgaggagctggagctggaccCTATGGCCATGACACAGAAGTACGAGGAGCACGTCAGAGAACAGCAGGCCCAGGTGGCGAAGGAAGACTTTAGCGACATGGTGGCTGAGCACGCTGCAAAACAGAAG CAAAAAAAGCGGAAGGCACAGCCACAGGACACAAGAGGCGGCGccaaaaaatacaaagagtTCAAGTTCTAA
- the capn1 gene encoding calpain-1 catalytic subunit, with the protein MAEEQIYATGMAYRLRSQWDRNEGLGQNHNAVKFLGQDYESLKAQCLHSGRLFEDSLFPCAASSLGFDELGPRSSKTSGVRWMRPTEFCNRPEFIVDGATRTDICQGALGDCWLLAAIASLTLNDNLLHRVVPHGQSFQQGYAGIFQFQFWQFGEWVQVVIDDRLPVKDGKLLFVHSAEGTEFWSALLEKAYAKLNGCYEALSGGSTSEGFEDFTGGVTEMYELKKAPSDLYSIISRAVERGSLLGCSIDITSKFDMEAVTFKKLVKGHAYSVTGVDEVVYRGNLTKLVRIRNPWGEVEWTGAWSDNSREWDNVDRSVRSRLQNRSEDGEFWMSFSEFLQEFSRLEICNLTADALQNNQLKKWSSSLYQGEWRRGSTAGGCRNYPATFWLNPQFKIALQHPDAPGQPDCSFLVALMQKDRRKKRREGKDMETIGFALYEVPREFVGSSGVHLKRDFFLTHGSSARSELFINLREVSSRLRLPAGEYIIVPSTFEPHKEADFVLRVFSEKPAESEELDDDITAEIPPETKLDESQIDPGFKSLFRQLAGQDMEISVTELQTILNRIISKHKDLKTDGFTKEACRSMINLMDTDGSGKLGLTEFHVLWEKIKRYLTIFRQFDLDKSGTMSSYEMRMALESAGFKLTNHLFQLITLRYTEDDMAVDFDNFVTCLVRLETMFKTFKTMDTDADGVISLNFFQWITLTMFA; encoded by the exons ATGGCGGAGGAGCAAATCTACGCCACAGGCATGGCGTACAGGCTGAGGAGCCAGTGGGATCGCAATGAAGGTCTGGGACAGAACCACAATGCGGTGAAGTTTCTCGGGCAGGACTATGAGTCGTTGAAAGCCCAGTGCCTTCATAGCGGGAGGCTCTTCGAGGATAGTCTGTTTCCTTGTGCGGCGTCGTCTCTGGGCTTCGACGAGCTTGGACCGAGATCCTCCAAGACCAGTGGAGTCCGCTGGATGAGGCCTACG GAGTTCTGCAATCGGCCTGAGTTCATCGTAGATGGAGCCACTCGCACAGACATCTGCCAGGGAGCGCTGG GCgactgctggctgctggcaGCCATCGCCTCGCTGACGCTGAACGACAACCTCCTGCACAGAGTGGTTCCTCATGGGCAGAGCTTCCAGCAGGGATACGCCGGCATCTTTCAATTCCAG TTCTGGCAGTTTGGCGAGTGGGTGCAGGTGGTGATTGACGACCGGCTGCCAGTGAAGGAcgggaagctgctgtttgtccactcAGCAGAGGGAACTGAGTTCTGGAGTGCACTGCTGGAAAAGGCCTACGCCAA GTTGAATGGATGTTATGAGGCCCTGTCAGGCGGCAGCACGTCGGAGGGCTTTGAGGACTTCACGGGCGGTGTGACGGAGATGTACGAGTTGAAGAAAGCCCCCTCGGACCTTTACAGCATCATCAGCAGAGCCGTAGAGAGAGGATCGCTGCTCGGCTGCTCCATTGAC atCACCAGCAAATTCGACATGGAGGCCGTCACATTCAAGAAGCTGGTAAAGGGACATGCCTACTCAGTGACGGGTGTGGACGAG GTGGTGTACAGAGGAAATCTGACCAAGCTGGTTCGCATCAGGAACCCATGGGGGGAGGTGGAGTGGACTGGAGCCTGGAGTGACAA TTCCAGAGAGTGGGACAATGTGGACCGCTCTGTCAGAAGTCGCCTACAGAACCGCAGCGAGGACGGTGAATTCTG gATGTCATTTAGTGAATTCCTGCAGGAGTTCAGCCGCCTGGAGATCTGCAACCTGACGGCTGACGCCCTGCAGAACAACCAGCTGAAGAAATGGAGCTCGTCGCTGTATCAGGGGGAGTGGAGGAGAGGCAGCACTGCCGGAGGCTGCAGGAACTACCCAG CAACGTTTTGGCTGAATCCTCAGTTCAAGATCGCGCTGCAGCACCCGGATGCTCCCGGCCAACCAGACTGCAGCTTTCTGGTTGCCCTCATGCAAAAAGATCGCAGGAAGAAACGGAGAGAGGGCAAAGACATGGAGACCATCGGGTTCGCGCTCTACGAG GTTCCAAGGGAG TTTGTAGGGAGTTCAGGGGTTCACCTGAAGCGAGACTTCTTCCTCACACACGGCTCCAGCGCTCGCTCCGAGCTCTTCATCAACTTGAGGGAGGTGAGCTCGCGCTTGCGGCTACCAGCCGGTGAATACATCATCGTCCCCTCCACGTTTGAGCCTCACAAGGAGGCGGACTTCGTCCTGAGGGTTTTCTCTGAGAAGCCTGCAGAGTCTGA GGAACTTGATGACGACATCACAGCAGAGATCCCACCAGAG actAAACTAGACGAGAGCCAGATCGACCCCGGCTTTAAGAGTCTCTTCAGGCAGCTTGCAGGACAG GACATGGAGATCAGTGTCACAGAGCTGCAAACCATACTGAACAGGATCATCAGCAAAC ATAAGGACCTGAAGACAGACGGCTTCACAAAAGAAGCTTGCCGCAGCATGATTAACCTCATGGAC ACTGATGGCAGTGGAAAGCTGGGCCTGACAGAGTTCCATGTCCTCTGGGAAAAGATTAAACGATACCTG actATATTCAGGCAGTTTGACCTGGACAAATCGGGCACCATGAGCTCCTACGAAATGAGGATGGCTCTTGAATCTGCAG GCTTTAAGCTGACCAACCACCTGTTCCAGCTGATCACCCTGCGATACACAGAGGACGACATGGCTGTCGACTTTGACAACTTTGTCACCTGTCTGGTCAGACTGGAGACGATGTTCA aaacCTTTAAGACCatggacacagatgcagacggCGTCATATCCCTAAACTTCTTTCAG TGGATCACGCTGACCATGTTTGCCTAA
- the pnp5a gene encoding purine nucleoside phosphorylase 5a — MFPESNSGYSYEDCKATADWLLAQTDIRPAVGVVCGSGLGGLADMLKDQVAFNYKDIPNFPQSTVHGHAGRLVFGTLKGRPCVCMQGRFHLYEGYPIQKITLPMRIFKLLGVETVILTNAAGGLNQDFKVGDIMIMKDHLNMPGFAGNNPLAGPNDERFGVRFPCMSDAYDRELQQLAMDVGQELGYADFLKEGVYCVLGGPSFETIAECRMLQKLGADAVGMSTVHEAIVARHCGIRVFALSLITNQAVTDYDSEEKANHEEVLQIGKLRAEQLERLVSTMVTRIEHNFA, encoded by the exons ATGTTTCCAGAATCAAACAGCGG CTACAGCTATGAGGACTGCAAAGCcactgctgattggctgctggccCAGACAGACATCCGACCCGCGGTGGGCGTAGTGTGCGGCTCAGGCCTGGGAGGTCTGGCTGACATGTTAAAGGACCAGGTGGCCTTTAACTACAAGGACATCCCCAACTTCCCGCAGAGCACcg TTCATGGACATGCAGGACGGCTTGTGTTCGGCACCTTGAAGGGAAGACcgtgtgtttgcatgcagggACGCTTCCACCTGTACGAAGGCTATCCAATCcagaag ATTACGTTGCCCATGCGCATCTTTAAGCTGCTCGGCGTGGAGACAGTCATCCTGACCAATGCAGCTGGAGGTCTTAACCAGGACTTCAAAGTGGGAGACATCATGATCATGAAAGACCACCTCAACATGCCCGGCTTTGCTGGCAACAATCCGCTAGCTGGACCCAACGACGAGAG GTTTGGCGTGCGTTTTCCCTGCATGTCTGATGCATATGAcagggagctgcagcagctggccaTGGACGTCGGACAGGAGCTCGGCTACGCAGACTTTCTAAAGGAGGGCGTCTACTGTGTGCTGGGCGGGCCATCATTCGAGACGATTGCAGAGTGTCGTATGCTGCAGAAACTGGGTGCTGATGCTGtcg GTATGAGCACAGTCCACGAGGCGATTGTCGCCCGTCACTGCGGCATACGCGTCTTTGCCCTCTCACTGATCACCAACCAGGCGGTGACGGACTATGACAGCGAAGAGAAGGCCAACCACGAGGAAGTCCTCCAGATTGGGAAGCTGCGAGCGGAGCAGCTGGAACGGCTCGTTTCCACCATGGTGACCCGGATCGAGCACAACTTTGCTTAA